The nucleotide window CAGCGACAGCGCGGGCGAGCGCGGCGCCCTCGAAGCGGCCATCGCGCATCAAGCGCAAGCGCACCTGAGCCTGCGCGTGACGCCGCTGCTCACCGTGACGGAAAAGCGCGCCACTTTCGCCTGCACGCCCGCGCTGGCGCGCCCGCCGATGCAGGTGGCGCCGGGGCTGCTGGCCTGCGGCGATTACATCGAGGGGCCCTATCCCGCCACGCTGGAAGGCGCGGTGCGCAGCGGCCTGCGGGCAGCCGAGGCGCTCCGCTAGAATCCTGGACTTCACCATTGGCGGGTGTAGTTCAATGGTAGAACGGCAGCTTCCCAAGCTTCATACGAGGGTTCGATTCCCTTCACCCGCTCCACACGCTTTCGCGCCAGCACACGCATCCGATCGGAGCATTCCGTGTTGTTGAAACTGCTGGCGCGCGCCGCGCTCATCGCGTGGCCGATCATCGCGGGGCTGCTGGCGCCATCGGCTTGGGCGCGAGACTGCCTGCCCGAGTTCAAACTCCCGGCCGCCGGACAGATTCAAGCGGCCGCGCGCGCCGCCGAGGATCGGGGCTTTTTGTGGTCCATCGAGCGTGATGGCCGCACGTCTTACCTGTACGGCACGCTTCACGTCGGCAAGCTGGCCTGGCTGCCGGGTCCGCGAACGCGCCAAGCGCTGCAGGCGAGCCAGGTGCTGGCATTGGAGTTGGACCTGACCGATGACACCACGCTGAAGGACGCCAGCCAAAGCGCCAAGCGCAGCTCATCGACCGCCGCGCCACCCCCGTTGTTGGCGCGCATGCAGCGGATGGCCGAGGACGAATGCCTGCGCTGGTCCGATCTTGAACCGCTGCAGCCGGCTTTGCAGGTGGCAACCTTGATGCTGGCGGCCGCGCGGCACGATGGGTTGGAGGTCGCCTATGCCAGCGAACTCGTCCTGGGCGGCATGGCACGCCAGTCGGCCATGCCCGTGCACGCGCTCGAAACCGTGACAGAGCAGTTCAACGCGCTGGCGCCCCCCGACGCCGCGGGCTCCGCCCGCCAGCTGGAACGTGATTTGAACGATCTGCAAAGCGGCCGCGCCCTGACCGTTTTGCGCCGTCTGGTCGAGGCGTGGGCGCAAAGCGATGTCGCCACGCTGCAAAGCTACGAGCAGTGGTGCGGCTGCACCGATACCGAAGACGATCGCGCGCTGACCAGGCGCCTGCTGGATGAGCGCAACCCGCGGCTGGCCGAGCGCATCGACGCGCTGCACACGGGTGGCCAAAGGGTGTTTGCG belongs to Ottowia testudinis and includes:
- a CDS encoding TraB/GumN family protein, which encodes MLLKLLARAALIAWPIIAGLLAPSAWARDCLPEFKLPAAGQIQAAARAAEDRGFLWSIERDGRTSYLYGTLHVGKLAWLPGPRTRQALQASQVLALELDLTDDTTLKDASQSAKRSSSTAAPPPLLARMQRMAEDECLRWSDLEPLQPALQVATLMLAAARHDGLEVAYASELVLGGMARQSAMPVHALETVTEQFNALAPPDAAGSARQLERDLNDLQSGRALTVLRRLVEAWAQSDVATLQSYEQWCGCTDTEDDRALTRRLLDERNPRLAERIDALHTGGQRVFAAVGALHLIGDQGLPALLARHGYKVRALF